The following is a genomic window from Solidesulfovibrio sp..
CGCTCGGCGCCAAGGTGGTGCTGGTCGACCGCTATTTCCAGGACTACAACTACGACTACCTGGCCGCGGCCAAGGAGGCGCTGGGCGACGACCTGGCCGGCGTCATCCTCAATGACGTGCCCGAGCACTTCCGCGAGGAAGCCGAGACGCTCATCGTGCCCTTCCTCAAGCGCCGGGGCGTGGACGTGCTGGGCATCGTGCCCCACGACCCCATCATGTTCGCCGTGCGGGCCGGCGACCTGGCCCACGGCCTGGGCGGGCGCCTGATCACCTCGGGCGGTCGCGTGGACAACCTGGTGGTCAACTTCCTCATCGGCACCATGCAGGTGGAGAACTTCGTCACCTTCTTCAAGCGGCACAAGGACGTGGCCATCCTGTGCGGCGGCGACCGGGCCGACCTCCAGCTGGTGGCCCTGGAAGGCGGCTGCGCGGCCCTGATCCTGACCGGCAACCTCTACCCCAACGACATCATCCTGGCCAAGGCCGAGGACAAGGGCGTGCCGGTCATCGTGGTGCGCGACGACACCTTCACCGTGGCCAAGAAGATGGAGCTGATGCTCACGCGCGAGAAGCTGCGCGACAAGTCGCGCATCGAGCACGGGACCAAGCTCGTGCAGCAGGCCGTGAACCTGGCCGCGCTGAAAAAGAACCTGGGACTGTAGCCGCATTGCGCTCCGGGGCGCGCGGCCAGGTTCGCGCGCCCCGGGGCAACGACCTCTGCCGACGGGCGGTTTCGGCCTGCACCCCCCCTTTTGGCGACGGGAGCGGGAGCGGCTGGGCGAATATCAACCAAAAGGAGCGTACAACATGTCGTGGGTCCAACAGTACCAACCGCTTGGAAGCGTGGGGCTTTCCGCACTCGTGGCAGGCATTCCCCTGTACATTCTGTTCTACATGCTGGCCGTCAAACGCATGGCCGGCCACAAGGCGGCGTTTGCCGCCACCCTGGCCGCCGTCATCCTGGCCATCGTCGCCTGGGGCATGCCGGTGGGCCTCGCCCTTGACGCCACGCTCTACGGCGCGGCCATCGGCCTTTTCCCCATCGTCTGGATCGTCATCACGGCCATCTGGGTGTACAACATGACCGTTGAATCCGGGGAATTCAACATCATCAAGAACTCCCTGGCCCAGATCACCGACGACCGCCGGCTCCAGGCCATTTTCATCGCCTTCGCTTTCGGCTCGTTCATCGAGGGCACGGCCGGCTTCGGCACGCCCGTGGCCATCACCGCCGCCATGCTCGTCGGCCTCGGCTTCAACCCGCTGTACGCCGCCGGCATCTGCCTGATCGCCAACACCGCGCCGGTGGCCTTCGGCGCCATCGGCATCCCCATCGTCGTCGCCGCCCAGGTCAGCGGCCTGGACATGATGAAGATCAGCGCCATCTGCGGCCGCCAGCTGCCCTTCCTGTCCGTCATCGTGCCGCTGTGGCTGTCCGTGACCATGTGCGGCTTCAAGCGGACCACGGAAATCCTGCCGGCCGTCATCATCGCCGGTATCTGCTTCGCCGGCTCCCAGTTCCTGGTCTCCAACTACGTCGGCCCGTACCTGCCCGACATCATCTCGGCCGTCGTCACCATCATCGGCCTGGGCGCCTTCCTCAAGGTCTGGAAGCCCAAAAACATCTGGCACTTCCCCGACGAAGCCCCGGCCACGGACCGCAAGGTGGCCTCGGAATACTCCGGCGGCGAGATTTTCCGCGCCTGGATGCCGTACATCATCCTGGCCGTCATGGTCTTTTTGTGGGGCATCAAGCCCGTCCAGAACTTCCTCAACGCCATCTTCGCCCCGACCTTCGACTGGCCCGGCCTGCACAACCTGGTGATGAAGACCACGCCCATCGTGGCCAAGGAAACCCCCTACGCCGCGCAGTTCAAGTTCAACTTCCTGTCCACGCCCGGCACGGCCATTCTCATCGCCGGCCTGCTGTCCGTGATCTTCATGCCCAAGTACGGCCTGGACAAGGCCATCCCCTGCCTGTTTAAGACCATCAAGCAGCTGCGCTGGCCCATCTTCACCATCGCCCTGATCCTGGGCCTGGCCTACATCATGAACTACTCCGGCATGAGCTCGTCCATGGGCCTGGCCTTCACCGCCACGGGCGCGCTGTTCCCGTTCTTCGCCCCGATCCTCGGCTGGCTGGGCGTGTTCCTGACCGGTTCCGACACCTCCTCCAACGCCCTGTTCGGTTCGCTGCAAAAGACCACCGCCCAGCAGATCGGCGTCAGCCCCGAGCTGTGCGTGGCCGCCAACTCCTCGGGCGGCGTCACCGGCAAGATGATCTCGCCCCAGTCCATCTCCGTGGCCACCGCCGCCTCGAACATGGTGGGCCATGAAGGCGACATCTTCCGGTTCACCCTGCCCCATTCCCTGGCCATGCTCTGCGTCGTGGCCGTGCTCACCCTGCTTCAGGCCTACGCCCTGAAGTGGATGCTGCCCTAGTCCCGCCGTCACCCCCTCGCGGTCCGGCGGGCGCCACACGGCGTCCGCCGGGCCGTTTCCGCATCCCAAGGAGACTCTCATGTCGACGTCACCTGCCCTGGTCGACCGGCTCACGGAAAAAGCCGGTCTCGTTTCGGCCGTTGTGCGGACCGTCGCCTCCATGGACGAAGCCCTGGCCTATGTGGCCGAGACCTGCGACGCCAAGGAGGCCTGCCAGATCCTCGCCTCGGGCTGCGATGCCCCGCTTTCGGGCACGGCCGAGGCCCTGTGCGCCACCAAACAGCAAAAAATCGTCTGCGCCCCGGACCTGCCCGAGGACGAGGTGGCCAAGCTGACCACGCTGTGCGAGGCGCGCGGCATCGCCGTCATCACCAAGGGCATGCGGGAGCGCCTGGGCGGCATCGACATCGCCCTGACCATGGCCGCCGCCGGCATCGCCGAAACCGGCTCCATCGTCGTGCGCTCCACGGACGAGGAAGTCCGCCTGGCCACCATGATCGCCGAGACGCACATCGCCGTGCTGCCCGAAAGCACCATCATGGCCGACAGCTACGATTTCGAGCCGACGCTCGTCGAATGGATGGGCCAGGCGCCCAACTACACCGCCTTCATCACCGGCCCCAGCCGCACGGCCGACATCGAGCGCGTGCTGGCCCTTGGCGTGCACGGCCCCCTGGAACTGCACATCCTCATCTTGGAGGGCAAGTAGATGCAAGACGCCGCCAATTTAAGCGAGTACCGCAAGCAGCTGCGTCAGGCCCTGGAAAACGAGTTCCAGCGCGAGGCCCTGGACAAGTTCGCCGTGGCCTACCGCACCTCCCGGGCCAACGCCTTCGCCGGCATCGACGCCCCGGAACTGATCGCCGAAATCGCCGAGGCCAAGGACGCCTCCATCGACCATTTGATGGAACTGTTCGAGGAGTTCAAGCGCCACGCTGAGGCCGCCGGCACCAAGGTCCACCTGGCCGCCACCGCCCACGAGGCCAACGAGATCATCGGCCGCATCGCCCAGGAAAACGGGGTCAAGACCATCGTCAAGTCCAAGTCCATGACCGCCGAGGAAACCCACTTAAACGACCACCTCGAGGGCCTGGGCCTGGACGTCACGGAAACCGACCTCGGCGAATGGATCATCCAGCTGCGCCACGAAGGCCCCACCCACATGGTCATGCCGGCCATCCACCTGTCCCGCTACCAGGTGGCCGACCTGTTTTCCGAGGTCACCCACAAAAAGCAGGATGTGGACATCCAGAAGCTGGTCAAGGTGGCCCGCCGCGAGCTGCGGCCCAAGTACTGCCAGGCCGACATGGGCATCTCCGGGGCCAACTTCGCCATCGCCGCCACCGGCACCATCGGCATCATCACCAACGAGGGCAACGGCCGCCTGACCACCACCCTGCCCCGGGTCCACGTGGCCCTGGCCGGCATCGACAAGCTGGCTCCGACGCTGCACGACGCCCTTCGCGTCATCAAGTGCCTGCCCAAAAACGCCACCGGCCAGAACATCACCTCCTACGTCACCTGGATCACCGGCGCCGTACCCTGCGCGAGCAGCCCGGACGGCAAGAAGATCCACCACGTGGTCTTCGTGGACAACGGCCGCCTGGCCATGGCCCGCGATCCGCTGTTCAAGCAGGCCCTTCGCTGCATCCGCTGCGGCGCCTGCGCCAACGTCTGCCCCATCTACCGGCTGGTCGGCGGCCACAAGTACGGCCACGTCTACATCGGCGCCATCGGCCTGGTGGCCACCTACTTCTTCCACGGCCGGGACAAGGCGAAAAACCTGGTCCAGAACTGCCTCAACTGCGGGGCCTGCAAGGCCGTGTGCGCCGCCGGCATCGACCTGCCGACCATGATCAAGGAGGTCCATGCCCGCATCCAGGACGAGGAAGGCCATCCGCTGTATTCCTCGGCCGCCGGCGCGGTCCTCAAGAACCGGACGCTGTTCCACACCATCCTCAAATCGGCCCGGCTGCTGCAAAAGCCCGTGGCCGGCGGCGGCTACCTGCGCCATCTGCCCATGTTCCTGTTTAAGGACCACGACTTCCGCGCCCTGCCGGCCATCGCCGAGGTGGCCTTCCGCGACCGCTGGGAAAAGATCCGGCCCCGGGTGGCCAAGGCCGACATCAAGGTGGCCCTTTTCTCGGGCTGCGTGCAGGACTTCGTCTACCCCGAGCAGATGGAGGCGGCCGTGGCCGTGATTGCCGGCAAGCCCGGCGTGGCCATGGAGTACCCCATAGGCCAGTCGTGCTGCGGCCTGCCGCTCATGATGATGGGCGAGAAAAAGGCCGGCCGGGAACTGGCCGCCCACAACATGAACGCCATCGACGCCCAGGGCTTCGACTACATCGTCACCTTGTGCGCCTCCTGCGCCTCCTACCTCAAGCACGGCTACAAGCGGCTTTTCGAGGACGACCCGGCCATGTCCTTCAAGGCGGCCCAGTTCGCCCAGCGGGTCATGGACTTCAGTTCGTTCGTGCGCGACGTGCTGGGCTTTGACGCCGCATCCTTCGCCGGCCCGTCCAAGGACGTCACCTACCACGCCCCCTGCCACCTGTGCCGGGGCCTGGGCGTGACCGAGGCGCCGCGCGCCCTTTTGCGCGACGCCGGGCTCAACTACCTGCCGGCGGCGGAAGAGGACGTCTGCTGCGGCTTCGGCGGCACCTTCTCGGTCAAGTTCCCGGAACTGTCCAAGGAACTGCTGCGCAAGAAGATCAACAACCTCAAAGCCACCGGGGCCACGGCCATGGCCACCGACTGCCCGGGCTGCATCATGCAGATTCGCGGCGGCTTCGAGCACGACGGCACGCACTTCGAGGTGCGCCACGTGGCCGAGTACCTGGCCGCGCGCCTCAAGCGCAAATAAGCTGCCCCCTGACCGACAAAGGCCGCGCCCCCGGACGCGGCCTTTCCGTTTTCTCATCGACGGCCGACCCCGGCCGCTTGTCCCGGCCGCCGGCCGGCGGTACAAGACCGGACGATCCGCGAACAAGGAGGGAATATGTTCCAAGCCCCCCGTCCCCGCCGCAAGCGCACGGCCCGGCCGGCCGTATGGGCCGCCGCCTGGCTGGTCCTGGTCTTCGGCCTTGGCGCCTGTCAGGGCGACAACCTGCGCGCCAACCTGGTCGTGTTGCAGCAAAAGCAGCAGCTCATCGACGCCGTGCGGGCCGGGCTGCTGACGGCCGTGGACCAGGAAAAAAACGCCCTGCTCTCGCCAAGCCAGACCGAGGCCAAGCTGTTCCTGGACAAGGGCCGCGAGGCCATGGCCGGGGTCAGGAAGGACATGGGCAGCCTGGCCCAGTTGGTGGACGACACCGGTTATCCCAAGGAAATCGCCTCGTACAAGGCCGTTGCCGCCGATTTCGAGGAGATGGCCGCGATCGACGGCACACTGCGTGGCCTGGCCGGGCGCAACACCAACCTGCGCGCCGCCGAGCTCTCGCGCACCGAGGCGGCCCTGGCCGCCAACCGCCTGCAGCAGGCGCTCACCCCGGTCATCGACGCCGCCGATTGCCAGGCCAGCCAGGACGCCCTGCGCGTCGTCACGGCGACCTTGTCCGTCCTGTCCCTGCACGCCCAGCACATCGACGAGAAGACCGGCCCCGGCATGGATACCCTGGAAGCGGCCATGAACCGGCAGCATGCCCGGGCCCAGGCCGCCCTCGACCGGCTCGCCGGCCTGTCCTCCCCGACGATCGCCGCCGCCCTGGCCCCGGCCCAGGCGGCCTACGCCGACTTCTGGCGGGTGACCCGGGAGGTCCTCGCCCTGTCCCGGGAAAACACCAACATCGAGGCCCAGGCCCTGGCCATGGGCAAAAAGCGGCTGATGACGGCCAAGACCCTGGCCGATCTGGCCGCCCTGCAGGAGGTGGTGGCCGAGAAGGAATTCACGGCCACGCGGTAAGGCACCCGGCCGGCTAGCGGCCCGGCGCCTCGCTTTTGGGGCACGAGGCCCGCAGGTGGCAGACGGGGCAGCCGCCCACATAGGGCTCGTACGTCATGACGGCGTACTGGACGCTGACGCTGCCGGCGTCGTTCCAGACCAGGCCCAGGTTTTCCAGGCGGCGCCGCAGGTCCCTGTCCGGGGTGGGCAGGGGCGCGCAGGAGCCGGCCTCGATCTCCGGCACGCACTGCCCGGCCGCGCCCATGACCATGGACACGGCCAGGTTGTGCAAGGCGAAGCCTTCCGAGGGCGACCGGGCCCAGGCTTCCTCCACCAGCCCCTCGACCGCCGGCTCCAGGAAAAACAGGACCACGGCCCGCCTTGAGCCCGGCGCGGCGAAACGGTAGCCCTTGAGGTGCTCTCGAAACGTTTCCCAATGCGCCCGGCACAGGTCGCACTGGGCCTGCTCCACCTTGGCCGCTCCTGAAACCTTCAGGAATAAAAAGAGATCGAACTCCGGATTGGGAGAGAGCCTCTCCACGCGCAGCTTGCCCAAGGACGCCTCCAAAATCGAAATTGGCCCGGGTGTAGCCCAGGGGCCGGCCGATCACAAGCCCCGGCCCTCCCGGGTCCGGTGAACAAAATCCAACGATTCGTATGAATCGGCAGGGCCATATTGCCATTACGCCCCAGCTTGGGTAAGGTCTTCAATACATGTTGTTCCAGCATGGTCTACTGGCTGCATTCCATGATCTTCGTTGAGGATGAATATCGTTAGTGTGAAAACTTCAATCCGGTTGCCGTGGGGAAACCAGGCAATCGCAGCGTCAGCCGTCATGACGGCCGCTGCAGACGGAAATGCCAGGAGTCAGCCATGAGAACACAGATGCGCCTTTCCATGAAACTGATATGCGCTTTCGCCATTCTTATCGCCATCCAGATAGGCGGGAACATCACGGCCTTGCTGCTGATGGGGAGTATCAACGCCAACGTCACGGAGCTGGCCACCAACTGGCTGCCGAGCATAGATGCCGTCGCCGATATTGACCATCAATTTCAGACGTTGCGGCGATGGGAGATTCTGCACGTTCTCTCGACGGATGAGAACGAGATGCGGGGGTATGACCAGCAAATTGCCACGATAAAAGTCGAGTTGAACAAATCCATCGCCACATACGAACCACTTATCAGTTCCGATGAAGAACGAAGGATATACAAAATATTCCGGGCTGGTGAGGAAAAATACAACGCTATTTCCGTAAAGCTTCTTGAACTGTCGCGGAAAAACGCCACGGAAGAGGCAAAGAAACTGATCGAGGGCGATTCGCGCACAGCGTTCAATAGCACGTTGGACGAGTTGAAACGTCTGGTCGACCTCAACAAGAAAGGCGCCGCCGATACCGCCGCCGCCGGCAATGCCGACTACCATCGGGGACGCCTGATCCTCATAAGCCTGCTGATCGTCGCCACCCTTGTCGGCGTGGCCGTGTGCCTGGTCATCCTGCGCGGCGTGTCCAGCCAGCTCGGCGAGGACCCCGGCTACCTGTACGAAGTGGCCAGCCGCATCGCCGGCGGCGAGATGGACATCCGCTTCCGGGAACACAAGGGCGAGGGTGGCGTGTTCGCCGTGCTCAAGCAGATGGTGGCCAACCTCAAGCAGAAGATCGCCGAGGCGGACGGCAAAACCGCCGAGGCCGCCGCCGAGGCCGCCAAGGCCAGGCAGGCCACCGAAGCCGCCGAAGCCGCCCGGCAGGCCGCGGAAAACGCCAAGGCCGAAGGCATGCTCCAAGCCGCCGACCGGCTCTCGTCCGTGGTGCACATCGTCTCCTCGGCCTCCGAGGAACTTTCGGCCCAGATCGAACAGACGAGCCAGGGCGCCGAACAACAGTCCAACCGCCTGGGCGAGACGGCCACGGCCATGGAAGAGATGAACGCCACCGTGTTGGAAGTGGCCCAGAACGCCTCCCAGGCCGCCGACACCGCGGCCAAGGCCCGGGCCAAGGCCGAGGAAGGTTCCGGCGCCGTGGGCAAGGTCGCCAGCTTCATGGAACGCATCAATGAAAATTCCCGCCAGTCCCTCGAGGACATGGGGACCCTCGGTAAACAGGCCGAAAGCATCGGCCAGATATTGAACGTCATTTCCGACATCGCCGACCAGACCAACCTGTTGGCCTTAAACGCCGCCATCGAGGCGGCCCGGGCCGGCGAGGCCGGGCGCGGCTTCGCCGTGGTCGCCGACGAGGTCCGAAAGCTGGCCGAAAAGACCATGACCGCCACCAAGGAAGTCGGCGACGCCATCCGTGGCATTCAGGGCGGCGCCCGCAAGAACTACGACAACGTGGCCCAGGCCGTCACCGCCGTCGGCGAGGCCACCGCCCTGGCCGCCACGGCCGGCGGCATCCTCGGCGAAATCGTCAGCCTGGTGGACGCCTCGGCCGACCAGGTCCGGTCCATCGCCACGGCCTCGGAACAGCAGTCCGCCACCAGCGAGGAGATCAACCGCTCGGTGGACGAGGTCAACCGCATCGCGGCCGAAACCATGGACGCCCTGCGCCAGTCGGCCCAGGCCGTGTCCGACCTGGCCCAGCAGTCCCAGGAGCTCAATGCCATGATCCAGGAGATGCAGGGAGGTTCCGGCGGTGCGGCGGCGCTGCCCGGGAGGAAACCCGCCGCCCTGGCCGGCGGCAAACGGCCGCGGGCACTCACCTAGGCCGGCGGCATACCGTGGCCTTTTCCGGGCGAACGCCATGGCGGCGGCCAGGCGTTCGCCCGTCCCGTTTTGACGAAAACGTCGTTTCGGGGATGACAAGAGCCGGCGACCTGTGTACACGATGCCGCCATGGCCGCCCGGCAAAGCCGCGACGGCCCTTGCCCCGAGACCGGCCAGCTATCGCATCATGCGCGGGCCCTCATATTCCCATCCACACCATCCCATTCCACCGCAGGAGAAGCCATGACCAGCAAGGACGCCCCCACCGGGGCCATTTTGCAGCGTGACCAGCAGACCTACGCCATCGTCCCCCGCACCCCGGTGGGGCTCATTTCCCCGGCGGTCCTCGAAGCCCTCAACACCGTCGTCAAAAAGTACGCCATCCCCATCGTGAAGATCACCTCGGGCCAGCGCCTGGCCCTGGTCGGGGTCAAGGCCGAGGATGTGGACGCCATCTGGAAGGACCTGGGCACGGACGTGGGCCAGGCGCTTACGCTGTGCGTGCATTTCGTCCAGGCCTGCCCGGGCACGAGCGTGTGCAAGTTCGGCGTCCAGGACTCGTTGGGCCTGGGCCTGGAGATGGAAAAGCTTTTCGTCGGCCGCGACCTGCCGGGCAAGTTCAAGCTGTCGGTGTCGGGCTGTCCGTTCTGCTGCTCCGAGGGCTTTGTCCGCGACCTGGGGGTGCTCGGCAAGAAATCCGGCTGGACGGTCATTTTCGGCGGCCATCCCGGGGCCAAACCCCGCATCGGCGATGTCGTGGCCGAGGACCTGACCAAGGAACAGGTGATCGCGCTGACGGAAAAGCTCCTGGCCTACTACGCCGCCAATGCCAAGAAACGCGAGCGCGCCGCCCGCTTTGTCGAGCGGGTGGGCATCGAAACCGTCAAGCAGGCCGTCCTGGGCTGATCTCCCGGCCCACGGACGCCACGAGGCCCCGGCCGCGTCCGCGGTCGGGGCCTCGTCGTTTGAGGCGGCCTTATTTCGCCCCGAGCAGCCGCAGCATGGCCGCCGGATCGGTGGTGGGCGGCTGGCAGGAGCCGGCCCGGCAGACGTGGGCCGCCGCCCGGCCGTCCACGGGCAGCTGGTAGCGGGTAAAGGGCGCCAAGGCCGCGATCTCGGGCTCGTCCTCGTCCGGGCGCAGGAGAAGCGCCACCTCGGGCAGGTAGCGGTTGCACACGGCCCGGGCCAGGGCCTGGGTGTCCCGGCCGTCGGGGTCGCCGGCGATGGTCACCTCGGCCGCCGGGGCGAGCAGTTGGGACAGGCCGCACAGGAAAAAGGCATGGGCCGAGGGCCGCTCGGCCAGGCGTGGGCCGAAGGCCCGGGCGAGCTTGCGGGCCTCGTCCTGGAACACCGTGTCGCCGGTGAGCCGGAAAAGCGTGGTCAGGACGAAAAAGGCCACGCTGTTGCCCGAGGGCACGGCCGCGTCGAAATAGGTCTTCTGGCGCAACAGCAGCGGCTCGCCGTCGTCCGGAGTCAGGGAGAAGCCGCCGGCCTCGTCCCCGAAATGGGCGATCATGGCCTTGGCGATGGCCACGGCCCGGCGCAAGTAGGCCGGGTCGAACACGGTCTGGTAGAGCTCCACCAGCCCCCAGGCCAGGAAGGCGTAGTCGTCGAGAAGCCCCGGCACGGCCGCCTCGTCGCCGCACAGGCGGTGCAGCAGGCGCCCGTGGGCAAGCCCCAGCTTGTCCAGGACGACCGAGGCCGCCGCTTTCGCCCGCCCGGCCAGCCCGTCGTCGTCGAAGGCCCGGGCGGCCTTGGCCAGGGCGGCGAGCATCAGGCCGTTGTTGTCGGTGAGCACCTTGTCGTCGCGAAGCGGGCGCGGGCGTTTTTCCCGGGCGGCCAGCAGGGCCAGGCGGCAGGTTTCCAGACGCGCCGCCAGCGTTTCGGGGGAAAGCCCGTGGCGGGCGGCGGTTTCCTCGGCCGGCTCGGCCCAGTAGGGGATATTGGTGCCGGTGGCCACGCCCGTGGCCTCTTCGTGGTAGTTGCCGCCCTCCTCGATACCCCAGGCCGCGATGGCCAGCGCCGCATCCTCGGGCGGCAGGAGTTCCCGGATTTCCGCCGCCGTCCAGACGTAGAACCGTCCTTCGACGCCCTCGCTGTCGGCGTCCTCGGCGCTGTAAAAGGCCCCGTCCGGACGCGTCAGGTCGCGGCGGACGTACTCCAGCACCTCCAGGGCCGTGCGCCGGAAAACGGCTTCGCCCGTGACCTGCCAGGCCTCCACCGCGGCCATGGCGCACAGTGCCTGGTCGTAGAGCATTTTTTCGAAGTGGGGTACGAACCAGTGGGCGTCGGTGGCGTAGCGGTGAAACCCGAAACCGATCTGGTCGAAGACGCCGCCCCGACGCATGGCGGCCAGGGTTTCGACCACCATGCGCCGGCACTCGGTCTCGCCGGTGCGGCGGTATTCGCGCAGCAGGAAAAGGAGGTTGTGGGGCGCCGGGAATTTCGGCGCGCCGCCGAAGCCGCCGTTTTGCGCGTCGAAGCTGGCGGCCAGTTCCTGGCGCGCGGCCGCAAGGGCCGCCGCGTCCGGTTCGGGGCCTTCGCCGCCCTCCCCGGACGCGATCCGTTCCCGCACGGCGGCGAGGATTTGCGCGGCACTGCCGATGACGGCCTGGCGATTGGTTTTCCAGGCCATGTGCGCGCGCTGGAGCAACTCGCGCATGCCGGTGCGGCCGAAGCCCGATTCCTTGGGGAAATAGGTGCCGGCGAAAAAGGGCTGGCCGTCCGGGGTGAGGATGACG
Proteins encoded in this region:
- a CDS encoding DRTGG domain-containing protein, with product MIGLYIGSTQGYSGKNLVTLALGQQFQREGLRVGYMKPIGAVPHKVENQIGDEDAHFMQQALGLSETPSLVTPVVITRDFRMRAFLEDCANLLPGIVDSYKKLAADKDMMLVGGSGSFLYSGKYCGVDGVAVAQALGAKVVLVDRYFQDYNYDYLAAAKEALGDDLAGVILNDVPEHFREEAETLIVPFLKRRGVDVLGIVPHDPIMFAVRAGDLAHGLGGRLITSGGRVDNLVVNFLIGTMQVENFVTFFKRHKDVAILCGGDRADLQLVALEGGCAALILTGNLYPNDIILAKAEDKGVPVIVVRDDTFTVAKKMELMLTREKLRDKSRIEHGTKLVQQAVNLAALKKNLGL
- a CDS encoding lactate permease LctP family transporter, with product MSWVQQYQPLGSVGLSALVAGIPLYILFYMLAVKRMAGHKAAFAATLAAVILAIVAWGMPVGLALDATLYGAAIGLFPIVWIVITAIWVYNMTVESGEFNIIKNSLAQITDDRRLQAIFIAFAFGSFIEGTAGFGTPVAITAAMLVGLGFNPLYAAGICLIANTAPVAFGAIGIPIVVAAQVSGLDMMKISAICGRQLPFLSVIVPLWLSVTMCGFKRTTEILPAVIIAGICFAGSQFLVSNYVGPYLPDIISAVVTIIGLGAFLKVWKPKNIWHFPDEAPATDRKVASEYSGGEIFRAWMPYIILAVMVFLWGIKPVQNFLNAIFAPTFDWPGLHNLVMKTTPIVAKETPYAAQFKFNFLSTPGTAILIAGLLSVIFMPKYGLDKAIPCLFKTIKQLRWPIFTIALILGLAYIMNYSGMSSSMGLAFTATGALFPFFAPILGWLGVFLTGSDTSSNALFGSLQKTTAQQIGVSPELCVAANSSGGVTGKMISPQSISVATAASNMVGHEGDIFRFTLPHSLAMLCVVAVLTLLQAYALKWMLP
- a CDS encoding lactate utilization protein, whose protein sequence is MSTSPALVDRLTEKAGLVSAVVRTVASMDEALAYVAETCDAKEACQILASGCDAPLSGTAEALCATKQQKIVCAPDLPEDEVAKLTTLCEARGIAVITKGMRERLGGIDIALTMAAAGIAETGSIVVRSTDEEVRLATMIAETHIAVLPESTIMADSYDFEPTLVEWMGQAPNYTAFITGPSRTADIERVLALGVHGPLELHILILEGK
- the ldhH gene encoding L-lactate dehydrogenase (quinone) large subunit LdhH → MQDAANLSEYRKQLRQALENEFQREALDKFAVAYRTSRANAFAGIDAPELIAEIAEAKDASIDHLMELFEEFKRHAEAAGTKVHLAATAHEANEIIGRIAQENGVKTIVKSKSMTAEETHLNDHLEGLGLDVTETDLGEWIIQLRHEGPTHMVMPAIHLSRYQVADLFSEVTHKKQDVDIQKLVKVARRELRPKYCQADMGISGANFAIAATGTIGIITNEGNGRLTTTLPRVHVALAGIDKLAPTLHDALRVIKCLPKNATGQNITSYVTWITGAVPCASSPDGKKIHHVVFVDNGRLAMARDPLFKQALRCIRCGACANVCPIYRLVGGHKYGHVYIGAIGLVATYFFHGRDKAKNLVQNCLNCGACKAVCAAGIDLPTMIKEVHARIQDEEGHPLYSSAAGAVLKNRTLFHTILKSARLLQKPVAGGGYLRHLPMFLFKDHDFRALPAIAEVAFRDRWEKIRPRVAKADIKVALFSGCVQDFVYPEQMEAAVAVIAGKPGVAMEYPIGQSCCGLPLMMMGEKKAGRELAAHNMNAIDAQGFDYIVTLCASCASYLKHGYKRLFEDDPAMSFKAAQFAQRVMDFSSFVRDVLGFDAASFAGPSKDVTYHAPCHLCRGLGVTEAPRALLRDAGLNYLPAAEEDVCCGFGGTFSVKFPELSKELLRKKINNLKATGATAMATDCPGCIMQIRGGFEHDGTHFEVRHVAEYLAARLKRK
- a CDS encoding methyl-accepting chemotaxis protein, which encodes MKLICAFAILIAIQIGGNITALLLMGSINANVTELATNWLPSIDAVADIDHQFQTLRRWEILHVLSTDENEMRGYDQQIATIKVELNKSIATYEPLISSDEERRIYKIFRAGEEKYNAISVKLLELSRKNATEEAKKLIEGDSRTAFNSTLDELKRLVDLNKKGAADTAAAGNADYHRGRLILISLLIVATLVGVAVCLVILRGVSSQLGEDPGYLYEVASRIAGGEMDIRFREHKGEGGVFAVLKQMVANLKQKIAEADGKTAEAAAEAAKARQATEAAEAARQAAENAKAEGMLQAADRLSSVVHIVSSASEELSAQIEQTSQGAEQQSNRLGETATAMEEMNATVLEVAQNASQAADTAAKARAKAEEGSGAVGKVASFMERINENSRQSLEDMGTLGKQAESIGQILNVISDIADQTNLLALNAAIEAARAGEAGRGFAVVADEVRKLAEKTMTATKEVGDAIRGIQGGARKNYDNVAQAVTAVGEATALAATAGGILGEIVSLVDASADQVRSIATASEQQSATSEEINRSVDEVNRIAAETMDALRQSAQAVSDLAQQSQELNAMIQEMQGGSGGAAALPGRKPAALAGGKRPRALT
- a CDS encoding NAD(P)/FAD-dependent oxidoreductase, whose amino-acid sequence is MTSKDAPTGAILQRDQQTYAIVPRTPVGLISPAVLEALNTVVKKYAIPIVKITSGQRLALVGVKAEDVDAIWKDLGTDVGQALTLCVHFVQACPGTSVCKFGVQDSLGLGLEMEKLFVGRDLPGKFKLSVSGCPFCCSEGFVRDLGVLGKKSGWTVIFGGHPGAKPRIGDVVAEDLTKEQVIALTEKLLAYYAANAKKRERAARFVERVGIETVKQAVLG
- a CDS encoding thioredoxin domain-containing protein — its product is MTRPANRLIHEKSPYLQQHAHNPVDWYPWGEEAFALAKAEDKPVFLSIGYSTCHWCHVMEHESFEDEDIAALMRATVVAVKVDREERPDLDTLYMTFCQALTGRGGWPLTVILTPDGQPFFAGTYFPKESGFGRTGMRELLQRAHMAWKTNRQAVIGSAAQILAAVRERIASGEGGEGPEPDAAALAAARQELAASFDAQNGGFGGAPKFPAPHNLLFLLREYRRTGETECRRMVVETLAAMRRGGVFDQIGFGFHRYATDAHWFVPHFEKMLYDQALCAMAAVEAWQVTGEAVFRRTALEVLEYVRRDLTRPDGAFYSAEDADSEGVEGRFYVWTAAEIRELLPPEDAALAIAAWGIEEGGNYHEEATGVATGTNIPYWAEPAEETAARHGLSPETLAARLETCRLALLAAREKRPRPLRDDKVLTDNNGLMLAALAKAARAFDDDGLAGRAKAAASVVLDKLGLAHGRLLHRLCGDEAAVPGLLDDYAFLAWGLVELYQTVFDPAYLRRAVAIAKAMIAHFGDEAGGFSLTPDDGEPLLLRQKTYFDAAVPSGNSVAFFVLTTLFRLTGDTVFQDEARKLARAFGPRLAERPSAHAFFLCGLSQLLAPAAEVTIAGDPDGRDTQALARAVCNRYLPEVALLLRPDEDEPEIAALAPFTRYQLPVDGRAAAHVCRAGSCQPPTTDPAAMLRLLGAK